DNA sequence from the Vicia villosa cultivar HV-30 ecotype Madison, WI linkage group LG3, Vvil1.0, whole genome shotgun sequence genome:
TTGTCTTATTCTTCTTCCATGAGTTGATGGAGTCGCCAAGTAGGGGTTTAAACCATGTCATAATGGCTTTCTTAAGGGTGATGACAATAAGTTTTCATTTCACTGTGCTCCCAGTGTGGTGATATTTGAGCATGTTGTCCTTGTGTTCCATACGATCGTCTGGATATCCATTCCCTTCATAATTATCCAGATTTGGGATATTTTCGAGAGACTTAGAAATTTTGTTGTCAATAATATATTGAGAGAATAGAATCCTTCAGCGATGAAAATGGGCTTGATCTTTGGTGCATCTTTAGTCCATATTTTGAGAGTGATGTAATGGAGATCTCCGAAGAAGAGACCTTAGGAAGTATTTGGTTATTATCTTTTCCTTTATAACCATGAATAGGAGATTGGTGAGCCCAAGAATGATGATGTTTTGGTGATCTAGGAACCCTACAGTGTTGCAATACGACATCATCGAGGATTTCTTGGGTTGTGGTTTCGAGGTTATTGTGTTATTCTACTTCCCACTATATGAGACCTCTAGATGGAACTGTTTGCTTATTTCCTTATCATCTTAGGAACCAAATTGTAGATGCTAGAAATCAGTTCATCTGCTCCTTGCATTCCAATGGAAATGTAAAGTTGTCAAAGGCTCTAAAACATTTCGAGCTTAGGAGCTTGTGCTTGTGGTTGGTGTTGCTTAGAAGTTTGACCTTAAAGTAACTGATAAATATGTTGGAAGGACACCAAGATTTGGAAAGTGTTTCAACTGATAGGTGGAAATGGATCATCTATCTAAGAGATTGGTGTTATAAGGACTGGATCGGCTCTTCCCCGAATGAGAAGATGGAACTTCTTGCATGTAAGCGAGGACCGATGCAACAACTTCTATTTCAGTGACATTGCAATGAGAGGATACCCGATCTGACTCAGAGATTACCATTATTGATGAAAAGAGAGTTAACGAGAGTATATCATGCAATAGCGTGGTTGCGACAGTGCAACATGGAGGATTTGACGACTTTGACATGGAATATTTGTGAGAATTAGAAGATGATTTCCATAGTCGGCGTCCATATTTTGGTGTGGAGCAAAAGATTGATGATGTTTGACTATGGACTCATCTGATGCGATGATGCATATTTTCGGTACGATAGAACAAGATGTCCTTGCAAGATTAACACTCCAACTCCTAAATAAGTGAAGTCAGAGAGGTGTAATTGTCAAGACTAGATGGAATAATACTTGTCATGGCGCATGAAATAACTTATATAAGATAGATGGTTAAAATTGAAGGGTGAGGAAATGATCTAGATCTTATGTGTGGCCTTCCGACGAGAGTCTACCGGTTTATCATTCTTACCGCAAGGATATTCTAGATTGACCTTTGGCATTAGGTCAATTTGACCGGGTCATTTGGACGGGCCGGAAGTGACACAATATGTTACAATACGATGTTGAATATTGTTTGAATCATTTTTATGTGATATATATCATAACTATTAACAATGAAATATTAGTCGGACTATGAATATGTCGTGTTTGAAATATGAGAGATGAATATAACTAAGGAATTAGAAGTTGAAGTAAGATGAATGATTATGAATATTTTGTTATGATTGATTAATGATGTTTAAATTAAGTTGAAAACTAGTAAGGTATTTAGGCAAACAAAATAAAGATCTAGAGTAATTTTTGAAGCATGAACTATTTTGTCATAATCTATTCATCTAAGTAGGACTTCCGTGTAGTTAGAGATGGTGCAACAACATAAAGAAGCGACCACATGTGATGGTATATAGAGAAACACAGTattttataaaatgtttttatttatttcgaaaaattattttttattttaaactaaaaGAAGAATGAGAATCTTTCATCTTATTAAAATGGATGGTTCGAGTAAAGAATCGACTCGTTATATTTGAACAAATTTGTGCAAAATATGATTTGTACACATACACATACAGTATCTTGAGTATCATGAGTATAACATTGGGCAAAACACATGTGAATATATGCTTTTTGGTTTAGGATAACCAACAAACTAAGAAGCATAATTAGAGTACATAAGACAAATTAGTTTATTCTTATTGTATTCTTTTATGTGATGTTCATATACACTCACAATAAAAAGGGGGGAATTAGGCATAACAGCCTCTATATACAAATAACATTAAAACTCATATACTTATACATATATAGGCTGAATATTCAATCTTCCTCCACCATATTCATTGTCATATATTAGGACCTTCTTTACAAGTCCACACTattcattttctatttttcttcataactttATGTTTTTGTGTTCTCTTTTACTTCTTCATAACTTTATGCTGGTATAGCTTTGAAAATATCGTTGAAACTATTCTGATCTGCAAAAATATCCAGAAGAGACAGTGCctgaaatcaaaataaaaacacaGTTTAATTCAGagagtttaaaaaataaaaaaacaaaactatatCCTCAAACATAGAAAAAATCAATGTTGTGCAAGTTGATGATGATGTTACCTCAGACACACTCAATTCAAGACGAAACTTAGGACCATCATAGTGGTGAAGAATAGGTCTAAAGGAATCCTCTTCTAGTGGCTCACAAACTTTTCTAATGATCACTTGTACCTGCAAACATcatgtttgaaaattcataagtTTTGATTAAGCAAAACTCTATTTGGACTAGCTCAACACAGAGGCTGCTTGCACCTAACGGGATTCGAAACTGGGACCTTGAGAGGAGGTCTAATAAATGTTAATGtaaataaactcaaataagtcaacCTAATCCGAATGATAATATAATTAGGTCGGCGATTATACCTGAGCAGGGAAACGAGATTCACCGGGGCATTTCTTATCCTCCCAAGCTGTAGGATCAATATTACTTCCTCCAAAACTTGCAGCCTAAAAATccaaaacaaaaccaaatattagtattattaccTTTAATATGAGCTCATACATGTAACAAGTGATGGATTCATCAAAAACTGGATGAGAGAAGATTGAttctaaatatcatataatagaaGATATATGCACAAATAAACATGATACATACCTCAAAAATACCATGGAGTTGGTGGGTGGAATAGTTGTACAGAAAAAGGGGTAACCCTGGAGTTATTGTTCTCACTGAATCTCTGTATCTTGGAGGCAGACCTATAATAtttccaaacaaaacaaataagttaTAAACCAAATTACACAGTTCAATTTCATAGAAGAAAAAAGGGACAAATACTTAAAAGACTTGAGTGTTTCCTCTAATAATCAACATTAACACCAAAGACTATTGATGATTCAGTTAACTTGTTCTGCAAAATCTTAGTATCTTATGATACATGTGAGTCATACTTTGATTCAATACAAAGTTGAACCTAGTCCAAACCAATCTTTAGTGTGTCTATATTGGACATGAAATTTTGAAAACTCCATATCCCGTCTACGACCAGCTAATCTGCAAGAGATCATTCACACCATCCACTTGCAAGGGTCTCATTTATAGTCAAAGCAAAGTTCTATATAGAACGACCAAGGTCTGACTAGGGCCGTCTTCAAGAGCGTACAAAGCGGGCTACCGCAGATGCCCAAAACTCATCACAGTTAATTTGTAACTAAATAGAGACTCATAAAATATATGTCATTGTTAGACCGTTGTTAAATAGGGTCTCTAATTGTTGTCATGGTTGAACTGTGACTAACCTACACACCTACCCAGGATCTCGAAAAACTTAAGACGACTCTAAGACTGAGCCAACATAGAAATTGTTAGCACCTAGGAGGATTTGAACCTGAAACATAATGATTCATTCTGATAAATCTTGATTCACTTCGATGAATCATTGCCTAAAACTTCATGTATCAAATATTCATAATAAGATTCAATTCACAAATCAAAAGACAGATCTTTCGAATCCCAGTTTGAATCTTGATTTCATAATCATGATCAGCACCACAAATATGAAATTGAAAACAAGAAAACCTATTGCAACAAAACCCCCAACCCCTATAGCTaaaaagcagataaacaaaatAGCAATAACAACAATATTTTAATATCATATagagaaaaactaaaaaaatgatAGAAGGAACTCACCAAAGATCTGTCTCTTAAGATTCTCCGCCATAGTATCATTGTTACAAACAAAGATATACCCACCAATAGTTTCATTCCTAGGCAGTGACTCAGACGGTGGCAGAGTCTTGAATTTCTTGTCAACAGAAGTTTTGACAACATCAGTATTATCTCCATGCTTCTTGTTGCCACTATTGTTATTAAGATTCTTCTTCACACCTTTGTTAGGTAGTTGAAACTCATCACCACCCTTAAAACCAGATTTGTAACCACTAAGATTGATATTGTTAACGTTGTTGTGGTTAAGGTTATTGTtgttaaggttgttgttgttgttaagatAAGGAGAAGAATAAACCCCTTTATTAAATCCAGCAACTGAATTATTATGTGGCATGGAAAAAAGTGATGACCCATTAGAACCATTCATCATCTTCCACCCATCATTGAAATCACTAGCCTTTGAGTTGAAATTATTGAAGGAGTTATTAACATCAGAAACACCATTAGTTTTGACATCAAAGTTTCTCCTTTGATCAGGTCTTTTGTTGTTGCTCCAAATTGAGTCATTCAGTGACAGGTTTGCTAAGTTTGATGTTTGATGTCTTAGTTGATCACTGAACTGCCAAAAGGATTGttcattgttattgttgttgaggtTCATGTTCATGTTCATGGTTGGTTACTGTAAGAAATTGTTTGAGAAAATTATAGTAGGTGATACAAATTGTGGAAAAATGAGACAAGTTAAATAAAGATTGGTAAAGATGAATGAAGGTTCGTGGAAGGTGAAGGGTATAGCGTGTGTAATTGTCAAAGGTTGAAATGGAATTTGTCATTCatatatatattaatgtataTTACTTTATGTTAGATATATTGGAATATAATTGTATACCATATGTGGATTGTGATTAATATTATGATTTAATGATTCAAAGATATTGTGATTTGTGagtggttttttttttcttggaGTTAGGTAGAGAGGA
Encoded proteins:
- the LOC131661645 gene encoding DCD domain-containing protein NRP-A-like, whose product is MNMNMNLNNNNNEQSFWQFSDQLRHQTSNLANLSLNDSIWSNNKRPDQRRNFDVKTNGVSDVNNSFNNFNSKASDFNDGWKMMNGSNGSSLFSMPHNNSVAGFNKGVYSSPYLNNNNNLNNNNLNHNNVNNINLSGYKSGFKGGDEFQLPNKGVKKNLNNNSGNKKHGDNTDVVKTSVDKKFKTLPPSESLPRNETIGGYIFVCNNDTMAENLKRQIFGLPPRYRDSVRTITPGLPLFLYNYSTHQLHGIFEAASFGGSNIDPTAWEDKKCPGESRFPAQVQVIIRKVCEPLEEDSFRPILHHYDGPKFRLELSVSEALSLLDIFADQNSFNDIFKAIPA